A single Crateriforma conspicua DNA region contains:
- a CDS encoding cytochrome ubiquinol oxidase subunit I, with the protein MELFAALDTVLLSRLQFALTIMFHYLFPPLTIGLGVVLVYLGLRYVMTGDRLFRDAQKFWTKIYALNFAMGVSTGIVMEFEFGTNWSVYSEFVGDVFGSALAAEGIFAFFLESGFLAVLVFGWDRVGPKMHLFSTMMVSLGSIFSAVWIVAANSWQQTPAGHHIVPVYRRGEPWVVDGELMMRAEITDFWAMVFNPTTVIRLTHTLTGAFIVGGSLVASVGAWYLLKNRHIEFARRSLNGGLIVMTIGAFTAAATGHLQAKITYAYQPAKMAAYEGHFETGPGHLTVFGIPDVKNETVRYDLSIPRAYSFLLKEDLNAEIIGLDRFAPEDRPPIWIPFVTYRVMVGIGTYLIVLSIVAVVFRLRNKLYTHRPLLFLFVITVFLSLIANHGGWVACEVGRQPWIVHPPLEWTGGEPGVGDVVVDETGVVQYDETQGLRTTDAVSKAISGEQVLGSLIGFGLIYGLLFIVWITVLHQKIQKGPDISEDADTSSASVEDLLNISSSRVSHSKHMIEPNGGSGA; encoded by the coding sequence ATGGAATTGTTTGCCGCCTTGGACACCGTCTTGTTGTCGCGATTGCAATTCGCGCTGACGATCATGTTCCATTACTTGTTCCCGCCGCTGACGATCGGCTTGGGGGTGGTGCTGGTTTATCTGGGACTTCGCTATGTGATGACGGGCGATCGTTTGTTCCGTGATGCACAAAAGTTCTGGACAAAGATCTATGCGTTGAACTTCGCGATGGGCGTTTCGACGGGCATCGTGATGGAGTTCGAATTTGGCACCAATTGGTCGGTGTACAGCGAGTTTGTCGGCGATGTTTTCGGCAGTGCGCTGGCCGCCGAGGGCATCTTTGCGTTTTTTCTGGAAAGCGGATTCCTGGCCGTCTTGGTGTTCGGTTGGGACCGAGTCGGTCCCAAAATGCACCTGTTCAGCACGATGATGGTTTCGCTGGGCAGCATCTTTAGCGCCGTCTGGATTGTCGCCGCAAACAGTTGGCAACAAACGCCCGCCGGTCACCATATCGTCCCGGTTTACCGTCGCGGCGAACCCTGGGTCGTCGACGGCGAATTGATGATGCGTGCGGAAATCACCGACTTTTGGGCGATGGTTTTCAACCCGACGACCGTCATCCGTCTGACGCACACGTTGACCGGTGCCTTCATCGTCGGCGGATCGCTGGTTGCCAGTGTCGGTGCTTGGTACCTGTTGAAGAATCGACACATTGAATTTGCACGCCGCAGTCTGAACGGCGGTCTGATTGTCATGACGATCGGTGCGTTCACCGCCGCGGCGACGGGTCATTTGCAGGCCAAGATCACCTACGCATATCAACCGGCCAAGATGGCGGCTTATGAAGGCCACTTTGAAACCGGCCCCGGGCACTTGACGGTGTTCGGTATCCCTGATGTAAAAAACGAAACGGTCCGCTATGACCTTTCGATCCCACGCGCGTACAGCTTTTTGTTGAAAGAAGACTTGAATGCCGAAATCATCGGGCTTGACCGTTTCGCCCCCGAGGACCGGCCGCCGATTTGGATTCCGTTTGTCACATACCGGGTGATGGTGGGGATCGGCACCTATTTAATCGTGCTGTCCATCGTCGCAGTGGTCTTTCGGTTGCGTAACAAACTGTACACCCACCGTCCGTTGTTGTTTCTGTTCGTCATCACGGTGTTTCTGTCGCTGATCGCCAACCACGGCGGCTGGGTCGCGTGTGAAGTCGGGCGACAGCCTTGGATCGTTCATCCGCCGCTGGAATGGACCGGCGGCGAGCCCGGGGTCGGCGATGTGGTCGTCGATGAAACGGGCGTGGTTCAATATGACGAGACGCAAGGCTTGCGAACGACCGACGCGGTCAGCAAAGCGATCAGCGGCGAACAAGTGCTGGGCAGCCTGATCGGATTCGGTCTGATCTACGGTTTGCTGTTCATCGTCTGGATCACAGTGTTGCACCAAAAGATTCAGAAGGGGCCGGACATCAGCGAAGATGCCGACACGTCATCGGCCAGCGTCGAAGACTTATTGAATATCAGCTCGTCACGCGTTTCTCATTCGAAACACATGATCGAACCGAACGGAGGATCCGGCGCATGA